GAGAAAACATCGGCTTAAAAAAAGCTTTTGTAAGTAGGCTAATTTTAACTTCAGGATATTGCTCTTGAAAGGCTAATAAAACAGGGACAGTCATAGCAACATCTCCCATAGCAGATAATCTAATGACCAAAATATGGTTGATTGGATTCATATGAAAAGTAAAATTATTTCTTACCGCGAAGAACAGGGTTCATTTCATCGTCATTATACATTTTCATCTGTTTGTAGACTTTCATGTATTTTTCTCCGTTTTCAATGTCCGTTAACAATTGATCAATAGCTGTAAATAAATCTTTTCGCTGCTCTAAAAGAATGTTAAGCTTATCACTACATTTTTTTAAATGTTCAGAAGAAGCGTCTGTTCTATTAGCTTCTTCATTCATATGGTAAATTTTCAATGCTAGAATAGATAAACGATCAATAGCCCAGGCAGGACTTTCTGTATTAATTGTAGCAGTATCTTTAATTGAAACCGATTGGTATTTATTTAAGAAATAGCTGTCAATATATTCCACAAGGTCTGTTCTATCTTGGTTACTCGCATCTATCTTACGCTTAAGTATTAGCGCAGCATCTGGGTTTATATTTGGGTCACGAATAATATCTTCATAATGCCATTGCACCGTATCTATCCAATTTTTTCGATAGAGTAGGTGCGAGATATCATCTTTTGGATATGGGTTTTCAAAAGATTGATATACATCATCCTTTACATGATATTTGGCTATACTTTCTTCGAAGATTTTGAATGCAAATTCGCTAAACATAAATTACGCTTTCTTGCAAAGATACTATTTGACTTAAATAAACCGTATCATCAAGATGATAAAAGGGATAATAATACTCGCAATCAAGGCCATTTCTTTAATATTCGGTTTTTTAATAGTCTCAATATAATTAGACATAAAAACTGAAGCAGGAAAGAATGTCATCAATATTGGAGAAATTTCATGATTAGAATTAAGTAAAGTAATGGTAATTCCTATTAAGAAAAATATATTGATAAGACG
This genomic stretch from Cellulophaga algicola DSM 14237 harbors:
- a CDS encoding DUF4254 domain-containing protein, translated to MFSEFAFKIFEESIAKYHVKDDVYQSFENPYPKDDISHLLYRKNWIDTVQWHYEDIIRDPNINPDAALILKRKIDASNQDRTDLVEYIDSYFLNKYQSVSIKDTATINTESPAWAIDRLSILALKIYHMNEEANRTDASSEHLKKCSDKLNILLEQRKDLFTAIDQLLTDIENGEKYMKVYKQMKMYNDDEMNPVLRGKK